The Spirochaetaceae bacterium DNA segment GCGGCGAACGTCGTAGGCGCTGGTCCGAAACGGCGGGCCGGCGGGCGATGCCTGGGCATCGGTTTTCATCGTCTTCCATGCCACGGAGTGACCGTACAGACTCACCGCGGTGACGAGACCGCGCGCGCGGCACGCCGGCAACGGACCACGCTACTTCTTCTTGTGCCGGTTCTTTCTGAGCTTTTTCTTGCGCTTGTGAGTAGCTATTTTATGGCGCTTACGCTTCCGCCCACAGGGCATTGCAACGTTACTCCAGTGTCATGACCAAGTCGGTGACCAGTGTGTTCAGCCTCGGAATCCGCGACCGGCGCTGCGCCGTCACGGGTTGCCGTGGGGTGCGGAGCGCACGCCAACTATCGCCAACCTGTCCCCCGGTGTCAAGTTGGCGTGCGCGCGCCGCGCGCGCCAGCGCGCGCCACGGTCGCGCGGATCCGGCAGCCGGGCGGCGGCGACGCGTGCACTGCCATCCATCACCCGCTCGTGCCGGTATCGGGAGACGCCAGGAACCGCTCCATTGCCGCCCCGACTTCGGCGCTGGAGTCCGCCGGCAGCCAGCGGACGTCCGGGAAGCGCCGAAAGAAGGTGAGCTGGCGCTTTGCCAGCCGCCGCGTGTTGCGCTGGATCAGACGCATGGTCGCCTCATCCGGGGCCGAGTGGGCCGGGAAGAATTCCGCGTAACCGATGCTGCGCATTGCCGGCGTATCGCGGTGGTAGCCGCGCGCGCAGAGCGCCGCCACCTCGGCGGCCAGGCCGCCGGCGAACATCTCCTCCACCCGTCGATCGATGCGCCGGTACAGGTCGGCGCGGTCCCGCTGCAGCCCCAGGATCAGCAGCTCGAAGTCGCGGCGCACCGTCTCGGCCGGGCGGAACGACGACCACGGAGTACCGGTGAGCTGGAACACCTCGAGAGCGCGCAGCACCCGGTTCACGTCCGCCGGCGGCAGCCGCGCGGCGCCGTCCGGATCCTTGCGAGCGAGCTCGGCGTGCAGCGCCGCCGCACCCTCGGTGCGCAGCCGTTCGCGCAACTCGCGCCGGATGCTCGCGTCGCCCGGAGGCGCCGCCGGCAACCCGTGCAGGAACGACCACAGGTAGAACGCCGCACCGCCGGCCACCACCGCCCAGCCCCCGCGCCGCTCGATCTCGCCCACCAGGCGGTCGGCGGCACGCACGAAGTCGCCCGCGGTGAATTGGCGGTCGGGATCCACGACGTCGACAAGGTGATGCGGCAGCCGGCGGCGCAACTGCTGCGGCGGCTTGGCCGTACCCGCGTCGAGTCCGCGGTACACCTGGCGCGAGTCGGCGTTGATCACTTCCACCCGCCACTGGCGCAACCGCGGCAGCAGATCTTCGAGGAGCCGGGACTTGCCGACCGCCGTCGGACCCAACAGCAGCGTTACGCGCGGGCGCGGACCGGCCTGCGCGCCGGCGCGCGAACCCGGTTCCGACATCAACGACGTCCCCGACTCGGCAGCGCGGACGCGCTACCGCTCTATCTCGTACTTCACCTTCTTGGTGAGGATCTGCTGGATGGAGGTGGAGACGATCTTGCCCTTGTTCGCTTCGATATCTTCGTCGCCGGTCAAGGCGAGCTGGTGCGCCCGGCGCATCGCGGCAGCCGAAAGCTGATAGCGGTTATCGACATTTCCGATGAGAAGGTTCAGAGGAAGAATCACGTCAGCCAATTATATAGCCGTTTCCGCGCTTCGGGTATCGGAATCGTCGGCCGTGCCCGCCGTCGGCGCCGCGTCCGCCGCCGCCGGCCGTCAGGTTACGCCGCCGCCGGCAACGCTGCCACGCGCGTGCGCCGCCGCGACAATGGCTGCCGCCGCCGCGAACTGGTCGTGCGCCGACGTATCGATTACCAGGTCGGCCGGCTCGGCATCGTCGATGTCGATCCGATACAGCTCCAGGTAACGCTGCCGGTCGTTGGCGTCTCGCCGTCCGGTGTCGACCCGGGCGGCGGCGAAGGCGGTGCGCTCGCGCCGCGCGATGCGCCGCGCCCGCACCTCCGGGGGGGCGGTCAGATACACCTTCAGCTCGGCATCCGCAAGCAGCCAGATGGCGAGCCGCGAGGCGAGCACGCAGGCACCGCCGGCCGCCGCGGCGAGCTGGCGCCGGTCCAGGGTGCGGTCGATCGAGAAATCGCGCGCCGCGCGCGCATGCAACGCGGCAAAATCGATGCCGTATTCGGCGGCAAGGTTCTTGAACGTGTAGTTGATCAGCCGCAGCCCGAGGCGGTCGGCGACCAGGCGCGACACCGTCGAGTTTCCGCAACCGCTCTTGCCCGAGATCGCGATGCGCATCTGCGTGGCCCGGTCAGGCGACGTTGCGCAGGTGCTCGCGGATGCGCTCTACGGCATCCTTGACGCGAACGGCCGCGGCGCTGATCGAGACCGACGAACCCTTGGCAGCCACGGTGTTCGCCTCGCGCATCATTTCCTGGCTGATGAACTCCAGCTTCTTGGCCCGTTCACCGGCGGCGAGCCCATCGCCGAAGGCCTCGAGGTGGCCGCGCAGCCGGATCAACTCCTCGTTGACGTCGCTCTTGCCAAGCAGCGTGGCGAGCGCGGCGACCAACCGCTCCTCGTCCACCGCGCCCGCGAGCAGTTCCTGCGCGCGCGCGGCCAGGGCGTCGCGCTGGCGCTCGGCCGCGCGCGGCGCCTCGGCTTCGATCCGGTCCACCTCGAGCGCGATCTCCGCGAGCAGGCGGCGCAGGTCGGCCGCGGTGACGTTCCCGTCCCGGCGGCACGCCGCCTCGAACTGTGCGAACGCCTGCTCGAGCGGTTGCCGGCAGTCGCTCCACAGCCCCTCCACGCACGGCTCGCGCCGCTCGCTCAGGAATCCGCCCACCGCGAGCAAGTTGCTCAGCGTCACCGGGCCGCCGCCGGCAACGTCGGACAGCTCGCGCAACGCGCCAATGTAGGCGCGGGCTGCGGCCGTGTCGACGCTCACCTCGACGGCGTCGGCGAGGTCTGCCACGGACAGCGCCAACTCCACCCGCCCGCGGCTCACGCGCTCGGCCACCTCGGCGCGCAGGCGCGGCTCCAACTCGGCGTAGCCGGGCGGCACGCCCACCTGGATTTCCAGGTAACGGCTGTTGTACGACTTTATCTCGACGGCGATGCGCCGCTTCCCGGTGGTGTGTTCGGCCCGGCCGAAGCCGGTCATGCCGCGCATCAACCCTCTGCCCCGCGCTGGCGCGCACCGCCGAGCAGGCGCAGCACTTCCCGGCCCACCCGCCAATTGTCACCGGCTCCCATGGTCACCAGCAGGTCGCCGCGGCGCAGGGTGGCCGCGAGGCGCTCGCTTGCCGCCGCCAGGGTGCCGCACCAGCGCACGCGCGGGTGCTCGCCGGCCACCGCGTCGTACAGCGCGCGTCCCGCCTGCTCGGGGGTGACGGGGGACTGCTCGCGCGCGGACGCGTACACCGGGTGCAGCAACACCTCGTCGGCGGCGCCGAACGCGGTAGCGAAGTCGGCAAGCAGCGCCGCGGTGCGCGAGAAGGTGTGGCTCATGAAGTCGACCACGATGCGCCGGCCCGGGTAGAACGCGCGCAGCCCGGCCAGCGTGGTAACCAGCTCCGTCGGGTGATGCGCGTAATCGTCGATCACCAGGATGCCGCCGCACTCCCCGACAATCTCGGTGCGGCGCTTGCCGCCGCGGTAGGCGCCGAGCGCGCGCACGATCGCGGACTGCTGCGACTCGCCAAGGGCCCGGCCCTGCTCGCCGAGCAGCACGCACGCCACGCCCGCGGCGGCGGCGGCGTTGGCGGCGTTGTGGCGTCCCGGTACCTGCAGCGCGACCGGCTCGGCCAGGCAGTGCAGCCGGAACCGGGTCACGCCGGCCGCCTCCCGCAACGACGAGATGCGCAGCGCGCCGGCGGCGTGTTCACCGTACGGGAGCAGGCGCAGGTCCGGGCGCCGTTCCGAAACGATGCGCGCCACCTCGGCGGCGCCGGCGTTGTCGGCGCAGTAGACGAGGGTGCCGCCCTCCGGCAGCGTGCCGGCGAAGTCGGTGAACGCGGCCACCAGCGCGGCGTGGGTCGGAAACGCATCGACGTGCTCCAGCTCCACGGCGGTAATCACGACGTGGCTGGGCCGGAAACTGGCGAAGTGGTTGCGGTATTCGCAGGTCTCGGCGATCAGGTAGTCGGCGCCGCCGATCAGCGTCGCGCGGCCGTCGAAGTTGGCCACCCCGGTGGCGGTGAGCACGGTTGCCGGGAGGTGCAGCGCCTGCACCAGCAGCCCGCACAGCGCGGCGGTGGTGGTCTTGCCGTGTACCCCGGCGATGGCCACCGAACGCGCGGTCCGCGACAGCGCGCCGAGCGCCTCCGGGTAGCTGGACAACGGTATGCCGCGCGCCGCGGCGGCACGCAGTTGCGGGTTGTCGCCGCGTTCGTAGGCGGCGGAGTGGATCACCCAGTCGGTGTCGGCCGGCAGGTCGGCGGCGGCGAAACCGACCCCGGGCCGGAGTTGCAGGCGATCCAATATCTCGTCGGTAGGGAACGACTCGGCCACGTCGGAGCCGGTCAGGGACGCCCCGCGGGCGGCCAGAATCTCGGCAAGCGCCGCCATGCCGGTGCCCTTGGCCCCTACCAGGTGAATGTTGCGTCCTCTGATCTGCATTCCGGGTGCTCCGGCGCGGGCGCGAACGGTGCGATCAACGAAACTGCGCGGCGTCATCTCCTAGGGGAGTCGAACCCCTGTTGCCGGGATGAAAACCCGGTGTCCTAACCGCTAGACGAAGGAGACCTGAAGTGGGGAAAATATCGTCGCGCGAGCGTTTCATGTCAACCGAAGGGGGCGCCGCGTGGGCCGCGTACGGCCGCGAACGCCCGGTAAGATTCCCGGCTCTGCGGCCGTCTGTGCACCGTGAGCGGTTGCCGCCGGCAGCCGCTATCCCGTTCCGATGGAGCTGTAACGATGCAATGGAAATCGCCCACCCGGACTCGACTCACGGTCGCGGCCCTCGCGGTCGCGATCGTGGCGGGCGGCGCCGCGCTGCTGGTGGCCGCGCCGGCGCCCGGCACCGTCGCCGCCAACCCCGAACTGCTGGCCGAGGAGCCGGCCCCGCGCGGCGCGGCGCGCGAATTCAAGACCGACTTCGCGCGCCACACGGTACCGTACAGCGACGTGCTGTCGGGCGGCCCGCCCAAGGACGGCATTCCCGCCATCGACCGTCCGGACTTCGTGTCCGTGGCGGACGCCGACGGCTGGCTTGGCGAGCTGGAACCGGTGGTGCTCGTGGAGGCCGGCGGCGTGGCCAAGGCGTATCCGTTGCAGGTTCTCACGTGGCACGAGATCGTCAACGACGAGGTAGGCGGCGTGCCGATCTCGGTGACCTTCTGCCCGCTGTGCAACACCGCGATCGGGTTCCAGCGCGCGTTCGACGGCCAGGTGCTCGACTTCGGCACCACCGGCCGGCTGCGGTTCAGCAACCTGATCATGTACGACCGCCAGACCGAGACCTGGTGGCAGCAGGCTACCGGAGCCGGCATCGCCGGCAAGTACGCCGGCAGCCAGCTTGCCTTCTACCCGGCCAACATCGTCAGTTGGCAGGAGTTTCGCGACCGCTACCCCGATGCCGAGGTGCTCTCGCGCAACACCGGCTACAGCCGCGCCTATGGCCGCAACCCTTACGCCGGCTACGACAACGTCAACAACCG contains these protein-coding regions:
- the miaA gene encoding tRNA (adenosine(37)-N6)-dimethylallyltransferase MiaA, encoding MSEPGSRAGAQAGPRPRVTLLLGPTAVGKSRLLEDLLPRLRQWRVEVINADSRQVYRGLDAGTAKPPQQLRRRLPHHLVDVVDPDRQFTAGDFVRAADRLVGEIERRGGWAVVAGGAAFYLWSFLHGLPAAPPGDASIRRELRERLRTEGAAALHAELARKDPDGAARLPPADVNRVLRALEVFQLTGTPWSSFRPAETVRRDFELLILGLQRDRADLYRRIDRRVEEMFAGGLAAEVAALCARGYHRDTPAMRSIGYAEFFPAHSAPDEATMRLIQRNTRRLAKRQLTFFRRFPDVRWLPADSSAEVGAAMERFLASPDTGTSG
- the rpoZ gene encoding DNA-directed RNA polymerase subunit omega — encoded protein: MILPLNLLIGNVDNRYQLSAAAMRRAHQLALTGDEDIEANKGKIVSTSIQQILTKKVKYEIER
- a CDS encoding cytidylate kinase family protein produces the protein MRIAISGKSGCGNSTVSRLVADRLGLRLINYTFKNLAAEYGIDFAALHARAARDFSIDRTLDRRQLAAAAGGACVLASRLAIWLLADAELKVYLTAPPEVRARRIARRERTAFAAARVDTGRRDANDRQRYLELYRIDIDDAEPADLVIDTSAHDQFAAAAAIVAAAHARGSVAGGGVT
- a CDS encoding YicC family protein, which gives rise to MRGMTGFGRAEHTTGKRRIAVEIKSYNSRYLEIQVGVPPGYAELEPRLRAEVAERVSRGRVELALSVADLADAVEVSVDTAAARAYIGALRELSDVAGGGPVTLSNLLAVGGFLSERREPCVEGLWSDCRQPLEQAFAQFEAACRRDGNVTAADLRRLLAEIALEVDRIEAEAPRAAERQRDALAARAQELLAGAVDEERLVAALATLLGKSDVNEELIRLRGHLEAFGDGLAAGERAKKLEFISQEMMREANTVAAKGSSVSISAAAVRVKDAVERIREHLRNVA
- the murC gene encoding UDP-N-acetylmuramate--L-alanine ligase, whose product is MQIRGRNIHLVGAKGTGMAALAEILAARGASLTGSDVAESFPTDEILDRLQLRPGVGFAAADLPADTDWVIHSAAYERGDNPQLRAAAARGIPLSSYPEALGALSRTARSVAIAGVHGKTTTAALCGLLVQALHLPATVLTATGVANFDGRATLIGGADYLIAETCEYRNHFASFRPSHVVITAVELEHVDAFPTHAALVAAFTDFAGTLPEGGTLVYCADNAGAAEVARIVSERRPDLRLLPYGEHAAGALRISSLREAAGVTRFRLHCLAEPVALQVPGRHNAANAAAAAGVACVLLGEQGRALGESQQSAIVRALGAYRGGKRRTEIVGECGGILVIDDYAHHPTELVTTLAGLRAFYPGRRIVVDFMSHTFSRTAALLADFATAFGAADEVLLHPVYASAREQSPVTPEQAGRALYDAVAGEHPRVRWCGTLAAASERLAATLRRGDLLVTMGAGDNWRVGREVLRLLGGARQRGAEG
- a CDS encoding DUF3179 domain-containing protein, with the translated sequence MQWKSPTRTRLTVAALAVAIVAGGAALLVAAPAPGTVAANPELLAEEPAPRGAAREFKTDFARHTVPYSDVLSGGPPKDGIPAIDRPDFVSVADADGWLGELEPVVLVEAGGVAKAYPLQVLTWHEIVNDEVGGVPISVTFCPLCNTAIGFQRAFDGQVLDFGTTGRLRFSNLIMYDRQTETWWQQATGAGIAGKYAGSQLAFYPANIVSWQEFRDRYPDAEVLSRNTGYSRAYGRNPYAGYDNVNNRPFLYRGPATPDALPPMARVLTVDLPEEAVAYPYETLQEVRVINDTVAQAPVAVFWQPGTASALDSGSIAAGRDVGTGASFSRRLDGRVLDFEWSDGAIRDSQTASTWSLLGEATAGPLQGSKLEAVVSINHFWFSWAAFRPETRIYVAGGMD